The proteins below are encoded in one region of Bremerella sp. P1:
- a CDS encoding sigma-70 family RNA polymerase sigma factor, with protein MTATPSPPSDVFIQQLTGSQSSLRAIIMASLGNHADCEDVLQATNLVIWKKASEFDPTRPFLAWASGIARIEVLTFIRDRKRDRLAFREDVAELLIDVAEVAAESIPQRQIALRHCLQQLPMESRELLNLKYVRSQSTKQLSAATGRSLDGVKSVLVRIRRLLSECVENKTKAMPEA; from the coding sequence ATGACAGCTACGCCGTCTCCCCCCTCTGATGTATTCATCCAGCAACTCACCGGGAGCCAGTCTTCACTGCGGGCAATCATCATGGCTTCGCTAGGAAATCATGCAGATTGCGAAGATGTTCTCCAAGCGACGAATCTGGTGATTTGGAAGAAGGCTTCCGAGTTCGACCCGACGCGCCCCTTTCTTGCCTGGGCCTCTGGAATCGCGCGAATCGAGGTGCTGACATTCATTCGCGATCGAAAACGTGACCGACTTGCTTTTCGTGAGGATGTCGCTGAGTTGCTTATTGATGTCGCCGAGGTGGCTGCGGAATCGATTCCACAACGACAAATCGCACTCCGCCATTGCTTACAACAGTTACCCATGGAAAGTCGTGAACTGCTAAATCTCAAGTACGTTCGTAGCCAATCCACAAAACAGCTTTCCGCCGCAACAGGCCGTTCACTGGACGGAGTAAAGAGCGTTTTAGTGCGCATTCGGAGATTGCTGAGCGAGTGTGTTGAAAACAAAACCAAAGCGATGCCCGAAGCGTGA
- a CDS encoding LamG domain-containing protein, with protein sequence MNEQHQLIEQLDHWLLKVSEGTATPEETHHFNELLASNASLREYAAKRLIDDSLLVEHLRESAAESILRGQSVLPGEGTETQQTRSRFYLPMWSVVSLAIAVSILLILTLPQMFDGTGAKNSSSPVDVAENSDSEDGASLFPTLDADAVATLTRAVDVQWAEGQSPLHIDASLRPKRIRLNEGLIQLEFFSGATVVVEGPAEFVIESALRCRLLFGKVRADVPMQARGFTIAHNSLDAVDLGTEFAMRVEKSGNGEIHVLEGDVSLRTRDGKEKRKLKVGEAVSYDADGVLTTRGAESDSFVGIEKLRELDRERRDHRFQRWLKQRDQWANDPDVVLYYDFQQANQDNRRLLSAINGASESEDGAIIGCQWRQGRFAGKYGLEFKRISDRVRVNVPGEFDSLSMVVWLRIEGADRWYNSLLLTDGWDKGEPHWQITHEGKLQLGVQGGGNYNGPVVVKPSHLGHWVQLATVYDHKRGVIDFYRNGVLTRTSQIRDTTVLRIGDAEIGNWRTPKSGDLNIRSLNGLIDEIAVFSRPLTSEEILSAFNAGNPDQ encoded by the coding sequence ATGAATGAACAACATCAACTTATCGAACAACTGGATCACTGGCTCTTAAAAGTCAGTGAAGGCACTGCAACCCCCGAAGAAACACATCACTTCAATGAACTGCTCGCAAGTAACGCGAGTCTGCGAGAATACGCTGCCAAGCGTCTCATTGATGACTCGTTGTTAGTAGAACATCTTCGAGAGTCGGCGGCTGAGTCGATCCTTCGTGGTCAATCGGTGCTGCCTGGTGAAGGCACAGAAACACAGCAAACGAGATCGCGTTTCTACCTGCCGATGTGGTCCGTGGTTTCGTTGGCTATCGCAGTTAGCATTCTCCTGATCTTGACATTGCCACAGATGTTTGACGGCACAGGCGCCAAGAATTCCTCGAGCCCTGTTGATGTAGCTGAAAACAGTGATTCCGAAGATGGGGCGTCTTTATTTCCAACGCTCGACGCTGATGCCGTTGCCACTCTTACCCGAGCAGTCGATGTGCAATGGGCCGAGGGACAGTCACCTTTGCATATTGATGCGAGCCTTCGCCCGAAGAGAATTCGACTGAACGAAGGCCTGATTCAGTTGGAATTTTTCAGTGGTGCCACCGTTGTTGTCGAAGGTCCGGCCGAGTTTGTCATTGAGTCTGCCTTACGATGTCGACTGCTGTTCGGAAAAGTACGGGCGGATGTTCCCATGCAGGCCCGCGGCTTCACCATCGCCCACAACTCACTTGATGCCGTTGATCTAGGCACCGAGTTTGCAATGCGCGTGGAAAAATCAGGAAATGGTGAGATCCATGTCCTTGAAGGTGACGTTTCGCTACGAACGCGTGATGGTAAGGAGAAACGCAAACTGAAAGTTGGTGAGGCCGTAAGCTATGATGCGGACGGAGTACTGACTACCCGAGGAGCGGAAAGCGATTCGTTCGTCGGAATTGAAAAGCTCAGGGAATTAGACAGGGAGCGACGAGATCATCGATTTCAGCGATGGCTTAAGCAACGAGATCAATGGGCAAACGATCCCGATGTCGTCCTGTATTATGACTTCCAGCAAGCAAATCAGGACAATCGCAGGCTACTCAGTGCTATCAATGGAGCTTCCGAGTCGGAGGATGGCGCCATCATCGGATGCCAATGGAGACAGGGTCGTTTTGCGGGAAAGTACGGCCTGGAATTCAAGCGAATCAGTGATCGGGTGCGAGTCAATGTTCCGGGAGAATTTGACTCATTGAGCATGGTTGTCTGGCTTCGTATCGAAGGAGCCGATCGTTGGTATAACTCCCTCCTGCTGACCGACGGATGGGACAAAGGTGAACCGCACTGGCAGATCACTCACGAGGGAAAGCTTCAATTGGGCGTCCAGGGAGGCGGAAATTATAACGGCCCGGTGGTTGTTAAACCGAGTCATCTCGGTCACTGGGTACAGCTTGCCACGGTCTATGACCACAAGAGAGGAGTAATCGACTTTTATCGTAATGGCGTGCTCACCAGAACTTCCCAGATAAGGGACACCACAGTCTTGCGGATCGGCGATGCGGAAATAGGAAATTGGAGGACACCCAAGTCAGGTGACCTAAATATCCGTAGCCTGAACGGCCTGATCGATGAAATTGCGGTCTTCTCACGACCGCTCACTTCAGAAGAGATCTTATCCGCATTCAATGCAGGCAATCCCGATCAATAG